One Cryptomeria japonica chromosome 9, Sugi_1.0, whole genome shotgun sequence genomic window carries:
- the LOC131858591 gene encoding protein kinase G11A-like, translating into MCRFYVAEVIVELEYLHEKGIVYRDMKPENILVQDSGHIMLTDFDLSLRLISDHGEYNEWKSCSFVGTKEYIAPEVLWGKFHSYPVDWWSFGVFLYEMSHGQTPFRGFSRKDTFVNIMSKDLFFSSSSSLDDLIQKLLAKEPTERLNRKQIKSHQFFWGM; encoded by the coding sequence ATGTGCAGGTTTTACGTGGCAGAGGTGATTGTAGAGTTGGAGTATTTGCACGAGAAAGGAATCGTATATCGAGATATGAAGCCAGAGAACATATTGGTGCAAGATAGTGGGCACATAATGCTCACTGATTTCGATCTGTCCCTGCGTCTCATATCTGATCATGGCGAATATAACGAATGGAAATCTTGTTCGTTTGTGGGTACGAAGGAGTACATCGCACCAGAGGTCCTGTGGGGCAAATTCCATTCATACCCAGTCGACTGGTGGTCTTTCGGAGTCTTTCTATATGAAATGAGTCACGGTCAGACACCTTTTAGGGGGTTTAGTCGAAAGGACACCTTTGTGAATATTATGAGCAAGGACCTCTTTTTCTCATCCTCATCTTCTCTGGATGATCTTATTCAGAAGCTCCTTGCGAAAGAGCCGACAGAGAGGCTAAACAGAAAGCAAATAAAAAGCCACCAATTCTTTTGGGGCATGTGA